A region from the Lolium perenne isolate Kyuss_39 chromosome 4, Kyuss_2.0, whole genome shotgun sequence genome encodes:
- the LOC127319667 gene encoding COP1-interacting protein 7: MRPDARLDSAAFQLTPTRTRCDLVVIANGKKEKIASGLLNPFVAHLKAAQEQIAKGGYTILLEPGPEAGEAPWFTRGTVERFVRFVSTPEVLERVTTVEAEMLQLEDAIAVQSSENLGLRSAEGRNGKPADCAMEGSKTSHDPDVDNALILYKPDMHPAPPVQNGAGAHEENSKVQLLRVLETRKTVLRKEQAMAFARAVAAGFDIDNLLYLISFAERFGASRLMKACTQFIDLWRQKHETGQWIDVEPEAMSARSEFPPFNASGIMFMGDKETMSVSNGDANGEDATRTEYRTAQHPHGSYQSAYPPWAMHRPYPMQGMPYYPGVNPYYPPPYPPMDDPRYNHSERRPSRKHSSDSKDFENSEDESDQSGSERESSHARKSSKKGKRSSKKKSNVIVIRNVNVRSKKHGSSESESHTSEDSDDSQTKSSKRNHKRSSSKKKGGKKIFLESEEEYKDDVSRGKDGDQGNWNAFQNFLLRDEEKTRDNDTDLFEGENEPPRRKDNRSSANVKIKANDDDPILLSERGSADVDERRNAISFNSANARIRTRPGDELMMSGEGRSFVDGDIKEIEAGGGGYRRGAGDDFMVYGQDNWIDRGSCLDPLAEAHYKRPAPEENNVCNVADESFMIPVRSSSQDILGAENRTAIDIDVDFPMTVQNTSDAKAGGQLFYEPDELMPEREVEDVSFGYDPAMDYDSHMQIQPDTAVENADVDDSSLCVEVEEKVPGKDKKLRSSQEGKRRMDASARRLSSSSKGPLTDAQKRAQNLRAYKADLQKEKKEQEAEQIKRLERLKQERQKRIAARSGTSNPVSTPQQTKEKPSPKISPSTYKSSKFSDAEPGSSSPLRKLPARSTPGSDPQKTAKASKLGDSNSSAVSKSTSSLADTIKKEKSRRTESSSERLKKLAEPKINALADHPPSSKSASVDHPRRRSMPEDVQTKKISAIIQLDQSKSAALPELKVKSPRAPAAVVKNKTAAKETKEGARGAKAHPASESSAGKKANSKVSRASDSDDNVVVEKTVVMLENEDVSTAPVILSPGGIAENKTSSDDRMVNPSLELDYTGIRAPPSSVVLPGDASPTMHTSDNQLNSYEVDVPGYHKNELEKPTLALTEKPYEAPFARVTSLEDATPVYHHPLPAHEAEAPVHVQSVRARVPEPGYAVSAEETHEDNQKPRSKEPKGFRKLLKFGRKSHTSTMDSDASSVDEAPAGDGSMLKNLISQDESAGSSSKGSRSFSLLSPFRKNKVIVL, encoded by the exons ATGAGGCCGGATGCGCGGCTTGATTCGGCCGCGTTCCAGCTCACCCCTACTCGCACCAG GTGTGATTTAGTTGTGATAGCAAATGGAAAGAAGGAGAAGATAGCCTCTGGTCTGCTGAACCCGTTCGTGGCCCACCTCAAGGCCGCCCAGGAGCAGATCGCCAAGGGAGGCTACACCATCCTGCTTGAGCCGGGTCCGGAGGCCGGCGAGGCTCCATGGTTCACCAGGGGTACTGTCGAGAGGTTCGTCCGGTTCGTGAGCACGCCGGAGGTGCTGGAGCGGGTGACGACGGTGGAGGCCGAGATGCTGCAGCTCGAGGATGCCATCGCCGTCCAGAGCAGTGAGAATCTTGGACTGAGATCT GCTGAAGGCCGTAATGGCAAACCGGCGGACTGCGCCATGGAAG GTAGCAAGACAAGTCATGACCCTGATGTAGATAATGCACTCATTCTGTACAAG CCTGACATGCATCCAGCACCTCCAGTGCAGAATGGCGCCGGAGCTCATGAGGAGAATTCAAA AGTTCAGCTTCTCAGAGTGCTGGAGACACGCAAAACTGTCTTACGTAAAGAGCAGGCTATGGCCTTTGCACGTGCTGTAGCTGCTGGGTTTGACATAGACAACCTGTTATATTTGATCTCATTTGCAGAGCGCTTTGGTGCTTCACGCTTGAT GAAGGCATGCACACAGTTCATTGACTTGTGGAGGCAAAAACATGAAACTGGGcagtggattgatgttgaacctGAAGCAATGTCTGCACGCTCTGAATTCCCTCCCTTCAATGCTTCTGGCATTATGTTTATGGGGGACAAAGAAACGATGTCCGTCTCCAATGGAGATGCAAATGGCGAAGATGCTACTAGGACTG AGTATAGGACAGCTCAGCACCCGCATGGTTCATATCAATCGGCATATCCGCCATGGGCGATGCATCGGCCTTACCCCATGCAAGGCATGCCATACTACCCTGGGGTGAACCCATACTACCCTCCTCCCTATCCCCCAATGGATGATCCCCGGTACAATCACTCAGAAAGGAGGCCGTCAAGGAAGCACTCATCAGATAGCAAGGACTTTGAGAACTCGGAGGACGAAAGCGACCAAAGCGGTTCGGAGAGGGAGAGTTCTCATGCCCGCAAGTCGAGTAAAAAGGGCAAGCGGTCAAGCAAGAAGAAGTCTAATGTAATCGTCATACGCAATGTAAATGTAAGGTCAAAAAAGCATGGGTCATCAGAGAGCGAGTCACATACATCAGAGGATAGTGATGATTCACAGACTAAATCCAGCAAGAGGAACCATAAGCGATCAAGCTCGAAGAAAAAGGGTGGCAAAAAAATCTTTCTTGAGTCTGAAGAGGAGTACAAGGATGATGTGTCTCGTGGGAAAGATGGAGATCAGGGAAACTGGAATGCGTTCCAGAATTTCTTGCTCAGAGATGAAGAGAAGACAAGAGATAATGACACAGACCTATTCGAAGGTGAAAATGAGCCACCTAGGAGGAAAGACAACAGAAGTTCAGCCAATGTGAAAATTAAGGCCAATGATGATGATCCTATTCTTTTATCGGAGCGAGGTTCTGCTGATGTCGATGAGCGGCGAAATGCAATCTCTTTCAATTCAGCCAATGCGAGAATTAGGACCAGGCCGGGTGATGAACTTATGATGTCTGGGGAAGGTCGGAGCTTTGTCGATGGTGACATAAAGGAGATAGAAGCTGGAGGTGGAGGATACAGAAGAGGAGCAGGTGAcgacttcatggtttatggacagGACAACTGGATTGACAGGGGGAGTTGCCTGGACCCTCTTGCAGAGGCACATTACAAGAGGCCTGCTCcggaggaaaataatgtatgcaaTGTGGCCGATGAGTCCTTCATGATACCTGTTAGGTCCAGCTCACAGGATATTCTTGGAGCAGAAAACCGTACTGCCATTGACATAGATGTTGATTTTCCCATGACTGTTCAGAACACATCAGATGCTAAGGCGGGAGGTCAACTTTTCTATGAGCCAGATGAGTTGATGCCCGAGCGTGAAGTTGAAGATGTCTCGTTTGGATACGATCCAGCAATGGACTATGACAGCCATATGCAGATTCAGCCTGACACCGCGGTTGAAAATGCAGACGTGGATGATTCATCATTGTGTGTTGAGGTTGAAGAAAAGGTGCCAGGGAAAGATAAGAAGCTAAGAAGTTCACAGGAGGGTAAAAGAAGGATGGATGCCTCGGCAAGGAGATTGTCCTCATCATCAAAAGGCCCACTAACAGATGCACAGAAACGTGCGCAAAACCTGCGGGCCTATAAAGCAGATCTTCAGAAGGAAAAGAAGGAGCAG GAAGCAGAACAGATTAAACGGCTAGAAAGGCTCAAGCAGGAGAGGCAAAAGAGGATTGCTGCAAGAAGTGGCACATCTAATCCGGTATCAACACCACAGCAGACTAAAGAAAAACCTTCTCCAAAGATTTCTCCCAGTACCTACAAGAGTTCAAAGTTCAGTGATGCTGAACCAGGATCCTCTTCACCTCTAAGAAAACTTCCTGCTAGAAGTACCCCAGGGAGTGATCCTCAGAAAACAGCTAAAGCGAGCAAACTCGGTGATAGTAATTCAAGTGCAGTGAGCAAGTCAACCTCATCGTTGGCTGACACGATCAAGAAAGAGAAAAGTAGGAGAACTGAATCTTCCAGTGAGCGACTGAAAAAACTTGCTGAACCTAAAATCAATGCTCTGGCTGATCATCCTCCAAGCTCAAAGTCAGCGAGCGTGGACCACCCACGGAGAAGAAGCATGCCAGAGGATGTGCAGACAAAGAAAATCTCGGCTATAATACAGCTTGACCAGAGCAAGTCAGCAGCCCTCCCAGAACTGAAAGTCAAATCCCCACGAGCACCTGCCGCTGTCGTGAAGAATAAGACGGCGGCAAAAGAAACAAAAGAGGGAGCACGAGGAGCTAAGGCACATCCTGCTTCAGAAAGTAGCGCTGGAAAGAAAGCTAACAGTAAAGTTTCTAGGGCAAGCGACAGCGATGACAACGTGGTGGTTGAGAAGACAGTTGTGATGCTTGAAAACGAAGATGTTTCTACGGCTCCTGTAATTCTATCTCCTGGAGGAATTGCAGAGAACAAAACTAGTAGCGATGACCGAATGGTGAATCCCAGTCTTGAATTGGATTATACTGGCATCAGGGCTCCACCATCTTCAGTCGTTCTTCCTGGAGATGCGAGCCCTACCATGCATACATCTGACAACCAACTGAACTCGTATGAG GTGGATGTGCCTGGCTATCACAAGAATGAGCTCGAGAAACCAACCTTGGCTCTCACAGAGAAACCTTACGAGGCCCCTTTTGCCAGGGTAACATCATTGGAGGATGCCACTCCTGTTTACCACCACCCATTACCTGCGCATGAAGCCGAAGCACCTGTGCATGTACAGAGCGTCAGGGCACGTGTGCCGGAGCCTGGATACGCGGTTTCAGCCGAGGAGACCCATGAAGATAACCAGAAGCCTCGTAGCAAAGAACCAAAAGGGTTCAGAAAACTGTTGAAATTTGGCAGGAAAAGCCACACTTCGACAATGGATTCTGACGCATCGTCTGTCGATGAAGCCCCAGCAGGAGATG GTTCAATGCTGAAGAACCTCATTTCGCAAGACGAGTCCGCGGGTTCTTCATCTAAAG GTTCTCGGTCCTTCTCCCTGCTGTCTCCATTCCGCAAGAACAAGGTGATCGTGCTGTGA